In one Antennarius striatus isolate MH-2024 chromosome 15, ASM4005453v1, whole genome shotgun sequence genomic region, the following are encoded:
- the rln1 gene encoding prorelaxin H1, with protein sequence MLCRVTLAVAVVCFCGVCSCVQVDLMSRLNIPRDYGVKLCGREFIRAVIFTCGGSRWRRSTEGDRVPFQWSSLSDITLEDDRRRWQPDAGLPDDPFPRHVASFSSSSSPSSSRSLADLLALYGQHPSLSNPPPLPSVILGESVGILSDEPAQGKKKRNFSLGVAGKCCNHGCTKNDIGRLC encoded by the exons ATGCTCTGCAGAGTGACACTTGCCGTGGCTGTGGTGTGCTTCTGTGGCGTGTGCAGCTGTGTGCAGGTGGACCTGATGAGCAGGCTGAACATACCGAGGGACTACGGCGTGAAACTGTGCGGGAGAGAGTTCATCAGGGCGGTCATCTTCACCTGTGGGGGCTCCCGCTGGAGACGCTCCACAGAGGGGGACAGGG TCCCCTTCCAGTGGAGTTCCCTCAGTGACATCACGCTGGAGGACGACCGGCGCAGATGGCAGCCCGACGCAGGGCTCCCAGATGACCCCTTTCCTCGCCACGttgcctccttctcctcttcctcctctccctcttcctctcgctCCCTGGCAGACCTCCTGGCTCTTTACGGGCAACATCCGTCACTCAGCAACCCGCCCCCACTTCCCTCCGTGATTTTGGGTGAAAGTGTGGGGATCCTGTCGGACGAGCCAGCACAGGGCAAGAAGAAGAGGAACTTTTCTCTGGGCGTGGCGGGGAAATGCTGTAACCATGGCTGCACCAAAAATGATATTGGACGCCTGTGCTGA